A single region of the Vicia villosa cultivar HV-30 ecotype Madison, WI linkage group LG4, Vvil1.0, whole genome shotgun sequence genome encodes:
- the LOC131594212 gene encoding uncharacterized protein LOC131594212, protein MEQSSSDWLESEIESAEILANLHHTFSLFSHVPYSWRCRKKRSAIRNTPPSNGGATTTVVPPPPPSDTVKVKASSPTTPHSFPATESDDKIKHSERRTSLKRKKEYYLNVIEDLTKTKHSINQEIAKVKCDYEQLKLLNSKLKAKGEELNINGPKGEYRNPNLEINNPMKLNDIIKNSVNTSNSTTQNTEQKKQMPNHDAKKFGPGSTTSFGVASSSSSLGRKIDNMGPLSIPDLNLSFEANIDLSKVRAAQARQRRIQILRLKKPVGNNAKQHQSSR, encoded by the exons ATGGAACAGAGTAGTAGCGATTGGTTAGAAAGTGAAATTGAAAGTGCTGAAATTCTTGCTAACTTGCATCACACTTTCTCTTTGTTCAGTCATGTACCATACTCATGGAGGTGTAGAAAGAAGAGATCTGCAATTCGTAATACACCTCCTTCTAATGGCGGCGCCACCACCACCGTTGTTCCTCCACCTCCTCCTTCTGACACCGTTAAAgtcaaagcttcaagtccaacaACCCCTCATTCGTTTCCAGCCACTGAATCAGATGACAAGATTAAACATTCGGAAAGAAGAACTTCTCTCAAAAGG AAGAAAGAGTATTATCTTAATGTTATTGAAGATTTGACCAAAACTAAACACTCTATCAATcaa GAGATTGCAAAAGTGAAATGTGATTATGAACAATTGAAGTTactcaattccaaattgaaagCAAAGGGGGAAgag CTAAATATTAATGGTCCCAAAGGTGAATACAGAAACCCCAATTTAGAAATTAATAACCCAATGAAATTGAATGATATCATCAAAAATTCAGTCAATACTTCCAATTCCACTACTCAAAATACAGAGCAAAAGAAGCAAATGCCCAATCATGATGCCAAAAAATTTGGGCCGGGTTCAACGACGTCGTTTGGAGTGGCATCCTCATCATCTTCATTGGGCCGAAAGATCGATAATATGGGCCCATTATCAATTCCTGATTTGAACTTATCATTTGAAGCAAATATAGATTTGAGTAAAGTAAGAGCAGCTCAAGCAAGACAGAGAAGGATTCAGATTTTGAGGCTCAAGAAACCTGTGGGAAATAATGCTAAACAACACCAATCTTCTAGATAG
- the LOC131596676 gene encoding uncharacterized protein LOC131596676: MEQSSSVWLESEIETARILTDLRHTFSLFSHVPYSWGCRKKRSAIRNTPPSNGGGATTTVIPPPPDAVKAKVSSPTTPLSFPRTESDEKPKHSEKRTSLKRTKEHYLRIIEDLKKTKDSTTQEIANVKRQCEELKLFNSKLKAKQKELNINGPKGEYKIPNLEINNPMKLNDIIKNSANDSSFTTENTEQRIHHANNIGFDPTTSLGVASSSSSSLGRKIDNMGPLSIPDLNLSFEANIDLSKAWAAQARQRRIQILRLEKNVRNNAKQHQSSSSR; encoded by the exons atGGAACAGAGTAGTAGTGTTTGGTTAGAGAGTGAAATCGAAACTGCTCGAATTCTTACTGATTTGCGTCATACTTtctctttgttcagccatgtacCTTACTCGTGGGGGTGTAGAAAGAAGAGATCTGCAATTCGTAATACACCTCCTTCTAATGGCGGCGGCGCCACCACCACCGTTATTCCTCCTCCTCCTGACGCCGTCAAAGCTAAAGTTTCAAGTCCAACAACCCCTCTTTCGTTTCCGAGAACTGAATCAGATGAGAAACCCAAGCATTCGGAAAAACGAACTTCTCTCAAAAGG ACGAAAGAACACTATCTCAGAATAattgaagatttgaagaaaaCCAAAGACTCCACAACTCAA GAGATTGCAAATGTGAAACGTCAATGTGAAGAATTGAAGCTCTTCAATTCCAAATTGAAAGCAAAACAAAAAGAG CTAAATATTAATGGTCCCAAAGGTGAATACAAAATCCCCAATTTAGAAATTAATAACCCAATGAAACTGAATGATATCATCAAAAATTCAGCCAACGATTCGAGTTTCACTACTGAAAATACAGAGCAAAGAATTCATCATGCCAACAATATTGGGTTTGATCCAACGACGTCGTTGGGAGtggcatcatcatcatcttcttcattgggcCGAAAGATCGATAATATGGGCCCATTATCAATTCCTGATTTGAACTTATCATTTGAAGCAAATATAGATTTGAGTAAAGCATGGGCAGCTCAAGCAAGACAGAGAAGGATTCAAATTTTGAGACTCGAGAAAAATGTGAGAAATAATGCTAAACAACACCAATCTTCTTCTAGTAGATAG
- the LOC131596677 gene encoding uncharacterized protein LOC131596677 translates to MEQSGSDWLESEIETAEILADLRHTFSLFSHVPYSWVRRRKRSAIQNKPSSNGGGATTTVVPPPPPSNAVKVKASSPTTPHSFPATESDEKPKHYEKRTSLKRKKEHYLNIIEDLTKTKHSIIQEIANVKHQYEELKVFNSKLKAKGKELNINGPKGEYKIPNLEINNPMKLKDVIKNSVDTSNSTTENTEQRIHDANNFGVHPTTSLGVASSSSSSMGQNSGNIGPLSIPDLNLSFEANIDLSKVREAQARKRRFQILRFKRNNGKQHQSSSSR, encoded by the exons ATGGAACAGAGTGGTTCCGATTGGTTAGAGAGTGAAATTGAAACTGCAGAAATTCTTGCTGATTTGCGTCATACTTtctctttgttcagccatgtacCTTACTCATGGGTCCGTAGAAGAAAGAGATCTGCAATTCAAAATAAGCCTTCATCTAATGGCGGCGGCGCCACCACCACCGTTGTTCCTCCACCTCCTCCTTCTAACGCCGTTAAAgtcaaagcttcaagtccaacaACCCCTCATTCGTTTCCAGCCACTGAATCAGATGAGAAACCCAAACATTATGAAAAAAGAACTTCTCTCAAAAGG AAGAAAGAGCACTATCTTAATATTATTGAAGATTTGACCAAAACTAAACACTCCATCATTCAA GAGATTGCAAATGTGAAACATCAATATGAAGAATTGAAGGTCTTCAATTCCAAATTGAAAGCAAAGGGGAAGGAG CTAAATATTAATGGTCCCAAAGGTGAATACAAAATTCCCAATTTAGAAATTAATAACCCAATGAAATTGAAGGATGTCATCAAAAATTCAGTCGACACTTCCAATTCCACTACCGAAAATACAGAGCAAAGAATTCATGATGCCAACAATTTTGGGGTTCATCCAACGACGTCGTTGGGAgttgcatcatcatcatcatcttcaatggGCCAAAACAGTGGTAATATAGGCCCATTATCCATTCCAGATTTGAACTTATCATTTGAAGCAAACATAGATTTGAGTAAAGTAAGGGAAGCTCAAGCAAGAAAGAGAAGGTTTCAGATTTTGAGATTCAAGAGAAATAATGGCAAACAACACCAATCTTCTTCTAGTAGATAA